A portion of the Macaca mulatta isolate MMU2019108-1 chromosome 4, T2T-MMU8v2.0, whole genome shotgun sequence genome contains these proteins:
- the MDFI gene encoding myoD family inhibitor isoform X2 — translation MEPPAQPRAQTLSLLPGLEVVTGSTHPAEAAPQEGSLEEAATPMPQGNGPGIPQALDSTDLDVPTEAVTCQPQGNPLGCTPLLPNGSGHPSEVGSTRRAGNGALGGPKAHRKLQTHASLASQGSKKSKSSTKSTASQIPLQAQEDCCVHCILSCLFCEFLTLCNIVLDCATCGSCSSEDSCLCCCCCGSGECADCDLPCDLDCGILDACCESADCLEICMECCGLCFSS, via the exons ATGGAGCCCCCAGCGCAGCCCCGGGCCCAG ACCCTATCCCTCCTTCCTGGGCTGGAGGTAGTAACAGGATCCACTCACCCTGCGGAGGCAGCGCCACAGgaaggctccctggaggaggcGGCAACCCCCATGCCCCAAGGCAATGGCCCTGGCATCCCCCAGGCCCTGGACAGCACTGACCTCGATGTCCCCACAGAAGCTGTGACAT GCCAGCCTCAGGGGAACCCCTTGGGCTGTACCCCACTACTGCCGAATGGCTCTGGCCACCCCTCAGAGGTGGGCAGCACCAGACGGGCAGGGAATGGTGCCCTGGGTGGCCCCAAGGCCCACCGGAAGTTGCAGACACACGCATCTCTCGCCAGCCAGGGCAGCAAGAAGAGTAAGAGCAGCACCAAATCCACCGCCTCCCAGATCCCCCTCCAGGCCCAGGAAG ACTGCTGTGTCCACTGCATCCTGTCCTGCCTGTTCTGCGAGTTCCTGACGCTGTGCAACATCGTCCTGGACTGCGCCACCTGCGGCTCCTGCAGCTCAGAGGACTCgtgcctctgctgctgctgctgcggctCCGGTGAGTGTGCTGACTGCGACCTGCCCTGCGACCTGGACTGTGGCATCCTGGATGCCTGCTGCGAGTCCGCGGACTGCCTGGAGATCTGCATGGAGTGCTGTGGGCTCTGCTTCTCCTCGTGA
- the MDFI gene encoding myoD family inhibitor, protein MYQVSGQRSSGCDAPHGAPSAAPGPAQTLSLLPGLEVVTGSTHPAEAAPQEGSLEEAATPMPQGNGPGIPQALDSTDLDVPTEAVTCQPQGNPLGCTPLLPNGSGHPSEVGSTRRAGNGALGGPKAHRKLQTHASLASQGSKKSKSSTKSTASQIPLQAQEDCCVHCILSCLFCEFLTLCNIVLDCATCGSCSSEDSCLCCCCCGSGECADCDLPCDLDCGILDACCESADCLEICMECCGLCFSS, encoded by the exons ATGTACCAGGTGAGCGGCCAGCGCTCCTCTGGCTGCGACGCGCCCCATGGAGCCCCCAGCGCAGCCCCGGGCCCAG CCCAGACCCTATCCCTCCTTCCTGGGCTGGAGGTAGTAACAGGATCCACTCACCCTGCGGAGGCAGCGCCACAGgaaggctccctggaggaggcGGCAACCCCCATGCCCCAAGGCAATGGCCCTGGCATCCCCCAGGCCCTGGACAGCACTGACCTCGATGTCCCCACAGAAGCTGTGACAT GCCAGCCTCAGGGGAACCCCTTGGGCTGTACCCCACTACTGCCGAATGGCTCTGGCCACCCCTCAGAGGTGGGCAGCACCAGACGGGCAGGGAATGGTGCCCTGGGTGGCCCCAAGGCCCACCGGAAGTTGCAGACACACGCATCTCTCGCCAGCCAGGGCAGCAAGAAGAGTAAGAGCAGCACCAAATCCACCGCCTCCCAGATCCCCCTCCAGGCCCAGGAAG ACTGCTGTGTCCACTGCATCCTGTCCTGCCTGTTCTGCGAGTTCCTGACGCTGTGCAACATCGTCCTGGACTGCGCCACCTGCGGCTCCTGCAGCTCAGAGGACTCgtgcctctgctgctgctgctgcggctCCGGTGAGTGTGCTGACTGCGACCTGCCCTGCGACCTGGACTGTGGCATCCTGGATGCCTGCTGCGAGTCCGCGGACTGCCTGGAGATCTGCATGGAGTGCTGTGGGCTCTGCTTCTCCTCGTGA